In Citrobacter sp. RHB25-C09, the following proteins share a genomic window:
- a CDS encoding helix-turn-helix domain-containing protein, with protein MRPVTVAIIAVEDFSPFHFSVPCILFSEKMAKEKRFEVQLCAETPGIVNSQEGFSLTAPYGYDAAVAADIVIIPYWGTTAHRPPQPLLDALIRARQNGAQIVGLCLGAFVLGYAGLLDGKRAATHWEYERTFEALFPQAHLDINALYVDDDGIITSAGTAAALDCCLYLIRQRFGSVVANHIARRMIVPPHREGGQAQFIAQPVPKNTQDARINGLLDHLRKHLHQPHDLDTLARQMMMSRRTLTRHFMKATGSSIAEWLISERLRRSQDLLESSRIPVERIAEQVGFLSPVTWRQHFKSRFGVSPAEWRKTFQGEE; from the coding sequence ATGCGCCCCGTGACCGTCGCGATTATCGCCGTTGAAGATTTCAGCCCGTTTCACTTCTCCGTGCCGTGCATTTTGTTCAGTGAAAAAATGGCGAAGGAGAAGCGCTTTGAGGTGCAGCTATGTGCCGAAACGCCGGGGATAGTGAACTCTCAGGAAGGCTTTTCGCTGACCGCCCCTTATGGCTATGACGCGGCGGTCGCCGCCGATATCGTGATTATCCCGTACTGGGGAACGACCGCGCATCGCCCGCCGCAACCGCTGCTTGACGCGTTAATTCGCGCCCGGCAGAACGGCGCGCAGATCGTCGGACTGTGTCTCGGAGCTTTTGTCCTCGGCTACGCGGGGCTGCTTGATGGCAAACGCGCCGCCACCCACTGGGAATATGAGCGGACCTTTGAGGCGCTGTTTCCGCAAGCGCATCTGGATATCAATGCCCTGTATGTCGACGATGATGGCATTATCACCTCTGCAGGTACCGCCGCGGCGCTCGACTGCTGCCTGTACCTTATCCGCCAGCGTTTTGGCAGCGTCGTCGCCAATCACATTGCGCGGCGAATGATCGTCCCACCGCATCGTGAAGGCGGTCAGGCGCAGTTTATTGCTCAACCGGTGCCGAAAAATACCCAGGATGCGCGCATCAACGGCCTGCTGGATCATCTGCGAAAGCATCTCCACCAGCCGCACGACCTTGACACCCTCGCCCGGCAGATGATGATGAGCCGCCGCACCCTCACCCGCCATTTTATGAAAGCGACCGGTTCAAGCATTGCGGAATGGCTGATTTCTGAACGTCTGCGCCGCAGCCAGGATCTGCTGGAATCCAGCCGGATCCCCGTCGAGCGCATCGCCGAGCAGGTTGGCTTTCTTTCCCCCGTCACCTGGCGCCAACACTTTAAATCCCGTTTTGGGGTCAGTCCCGCAGAATGGCGTAAAACCTTCCAGGGTGAGGAGTGA
- a CDS encoding MBL fold metallo-hydrolase, producing the protein MNITHIRNATQLISFGGQTFLVDPMLAPKGTYPGFPGTARAEIRNPTVDLPCDIETLLEADALIVTHLHLDHWDEFASRAVPKDKPIYVQNARDAQILREQGFTALTVLTENTTLAEITLRKTHGQHGSDRLYAIPAMAERMGEACGVILEHPQEKTLFLVGDTVWRDEVEANMRHYQPGVVVLNAGFAHVIGFGPIIMGAEDVLKTHFTLPEAQIVAIHMEAINHCLLTRAALRNYVRDNQIAEYLQVPEDGDILTF; encoded by the coding sequence ATGAACATCACCCATATCCGTAACGCCACACAACTGATCAGCTTTGGCGGCCAGACGTTTCTCGTCGATCCCATGCTGGCCCCGAAAGGGACCTACCCCGGCTTTCCGGGTACCGCACGGGCGGAAATTCGCAACCCTACGGTTGATCTTCCATGTGATATCGAGACGCTGCTGGAGGCCGACGCCCTGATCGTCACCCATCTGCATCTGGATCACTGGGATGAATTCGCGTCTCGGGCGGTGCCGAAAGACAAACCCATTTATGTACAGAATGCGCGCGATGCACAAATTCTGCGTGAACAGGGGTTTACCGCACTGACGGTACTGACGGAGAACACCACGCTCGCTGAAATTACGTTGCGTAAAACCCACGGTCAGCATGGTTCCGATCGGCTGTACGCGATCCCTGCAATGGCGGAACGGATGGGCGAAGCCTGCGGGGTTATCCTAGAGCATCCACAGGAAAAAACGCTGTTCCTGGTCGGTGATACTGTCTGGCGTGATGAGGTGGAAGCCAATATGAGGCATTACCAACCCGGGGTGGTGGTGCTGAACGCAGGGTTTGCCCATGTCATCGGCTTTGGGCCGATCATTATGGGCGCGGAAGATGTGCTGAAAACGCACTTTACCCTGCCTGAGGCACAGATCGTGGCGATTCACATGGAGGCAATAAACCATTGTCTGCTCACCCGCGCAGCGCTCAGAAACTATGTCCGTGATAACCAGATTGCAGAATATCTGCAGGTGCCGGAAGATGGGGACATCCTGACGTTTTAA
- a CDS encoding DUF2569 domain-containing protein, whose translation MQWGCIKCGVEIPQHTEYCSACEEKQFRKIGGFLYLPLLGLFVTALSHLVAAGEALKYLIDNLEGLFFEAKLFFIGSFTISLVIFLSAAYVISVFLRKKKTLPKLYIGLVVLLIVLTSFNTWMLSALIPGVVIGSDELLPLFRLMISACIWIPYFIKSVRVKRTFVN comes from the coding sequence ATGCAGTGGGGATGTATTAAGTGTGGCGTTGAAATTCCGCAACACACCGAATATTGCAGTGCGTGTGAAGAAAAACAGTTCAGAAAGATTGGCGGCTTCCTGTACCTGCCGTTGCTGGGGTTGTTTGTGACTGCGCTTTCACACCTGGTCGCGGCCGGTGAGGCGCTAAAATATCTGATCGATAATTTAGAAGGCTTATTCTTTGAGGCTAAGCTGTTCTTTATTGGCAGCTTTACTATAAGCCTTGTCATATTTTTATCTGCGGCATATGTCATTTCGGTGTTTTTGAGAAAGAAAAAGACACTGCCTAAATTGTATATTGGTCTGGTGGTATTACTGATTGTTTTAACATCGTTTAACACCTGGATGTTGTCTGCCCTTATTCCTGGGGTTGTCATTGGTTCTGATGAGTTACTTCCTCTGTTTCGGTTAATGATTTCAGCGTGTATCTGGATCCCGTATTTTATTAAATCCGTGCGAGTAAAACGAACGTTTGTGAATTAA
- the fbpC gene encoding ferric ABC transporter ATP-binding protein, protein MSQKNFVELRNVTKRFGSNTVIDNINLTIPQGQMVTLLGPSGCGKTTILRLVAGLEKPSEGQIFIDGEDVTHSSIQQRDICMVFQSYALFPHMSLGENVGYGLKMLGVSRSELKTRVKEALAMVDLDGFEDRYVDQISGGQQQRVALARALILKPKVLLFDEPLSNLDANLRRSMRDKIRELQKQFDITSLYVTHDQSEAFAVSDTVLVMNKGHIMQIGSPQDLYRQPASRFMASFMGDANLFPATFSADTVDIFGYRLPRPAHFIAEGSGTVGVRPEAITLSDRGDESQRCVIRHVAYMGPQYEVTVEWHGQEILLQVNATRLQPDVGEQYYLEIHPYGMFVLADAA, encoded by the coding sequence ATGAGTCAGAAAAATTTCGTTGAACTGCGCAACGTCACCAAACGATTCGGCAGCAACACGGTTATTGATAACATCAATCTCACGATTCCGCAGGGGCAAATGGTGACGCTGCTCGGCCCCTCCGGTTGCGGCAAAACCACCATTTTACGTCTGGTCGCCGGGCTGGAAAAACCGAGCGAAGGACAGATATTTATAGATGGTGAAGACGTAACCCATAGCTCCATTCAGCAGCGTGATATCTGTATGGTGTTTCAGTCCTACGCCCTGTTCCCGCATATGTCACTGGGGGAAAACGTTGGCTACGGATTGAAGATGCTCGGCGTATCGCGTTCTGAATTAAAAACGCGGGTGAAAGAGGCGCTGGCAATGGTGGATCTGGACGGTTTTGAAGACCGCTATGTCGATCAGATCTCCGGTGGACAACAGCAGCGCGTGGCGCTGGCGCGCGCCCTGATCCTCAAGCCGAAGGTACTGCTGTTTGATGAACCGTTAAGTAACCTCGATGCCAACCTGCGCCGCAGTATGCGTGACAAGATCCGCGAGCTGCAAAAGCAGTTTGATATTACTTCCCTGTACGTCACCCACGATCAGAGCGAAGCCTTTGCGGTTTCCGACACCGTGCTGGTAATGAACAAGGGGCACATTATGCAGATTGGCTCGCCGCAGGATCTGTATCGTCAGCCCGCCTCGCGCTTTATGGCAAGCTTTATGGGTGATGCCAACCTGTTCCCGGCAACCTTCAGCGCGGACACCGTGGATATTTTTGGCTATCGTTTGCCGCGTCCGGCGCACTTTATTGCCGAAGGTTCGGGTACGGTTGGCGTGCGTCCGGAGGCCATCACCCTGAGCGATCGTGGCGACGAGAGCCAGCGCTGCGTGATCCGCCACGTTGCGTATATGGGGCCGCAGTACGAGGTCACAGTGGAGTGGCACGGGCAGGAGATTTTGCTACAGGTGAACGCCACGCGGTTACAACCGGACGTTGGCGAGCAGTATTATCTGGAGATCCACCCGTACGGGATGTTTGTATTAGCGGATGCAGCATAG
- a CDS encoding iron ABC transporter permease — translation MSHTLALHPVKKRDAIFLWVLLSWLAFALLPSWSLDYGLLESTSDEILDAYGWSHFNISWLWYLLPSLLLIRPFHEARREQRTRHTLDAGWAFLCMAFIVISATVEGRGLGYATIVLFVALGAIMTLALTRLEWLGGDRFVIGSLVTIVALIGVFIVWPSVAIFIPMFTTSAGEFAPLSFMTVLSQAHIIQVIINSIVLSIAVGVGCTFFGLVLAIYTTRIARRSAIIGRIFSILPIVTPPFVVGLGVTLMMGRSGYVTELMVDWFGLTNTNWLYGFTGIWLAQVLAFTPMAFMILDGAIKTIHPSLEEASYTLRASRWQTFNGVFVPLLKPALANAFLIVIVQSLADFSNPLVLGGNFDVLATQIYFYITGSQLDYQAASTLGAFLLLFSLLVFCIQYMWIGKRSYVTVSGKSYRGDVQPLPVTLVWSVVAILAVWIAFNALLYGSIFYGSFTVNWGVDYTLTLDNFIKLFGQGMSDGAWPSLLDTLLYAGIAAPITAAFGLLIAWIVVRQQFKGKKTIEFTTMLCFAVPGTVAGVSYILTFNSAPVYLTGTAAIVIISMVMRNVPVGIRAGIAGLGQIDKSLDEASLSLRAGSLRTITHILLPLLRPAILSALIYSFVRAITTVSAIVFLVTPDTRVATAYILNRVEDGEYGVAIAYGSILIVVMLAIIFIFDWLIGEARISRSKAKNQA, via the coding sequence ATGTCACACACACTTGCACTCCATCCTGTGAAAAAGCGGGATGCGATATTCCTTTGGGTTTTGCTGAGCTGGCTGGCGTTCGCGCTGCTGCCAAGCTGGAGCCTGGATTACGGCCTGCTGGAGTCGACGAGCGACGAGATCCTCGACGCTTACGGCTGGTCACACTTTAATATCAGTTGGCTATGGTATCTGTTGCCGAGCCTGTTGCTGATTCGCCCTTTCCATGAAGCACGGCGTGAGCAGCGCACCCGCCACACACTCGATGCGGGCTGGGCATTTCTGTGCATGGCGTTTATTGTCATCAGCGCCACCGTGGAAGGTCGCGGTCTGGGCTATGCCACTATCGTGCTGTTTGTCGCCCTGGGGGCGATCATGACGCTGGCGCTGACTCGCCTCGAATGGCTGGGCGGTGACCGCTTTGTCATCGGCTCGCTGGTCACTATTGTGGCGCTGATCGGCGTGTTCATCGTCTGGCCGAGCGTGGCCATTTTTATTCCGATGTTCACTACCAGCGCCGGTGAATTTGCCCCGTTGTCGTTTATGACTGTGCTGTCGCAGGCGCATATCATTCAGGTCATTATCAACTCCATTGTCCTGTCGATTGCCGTTGGCGTGGGCTGTACCTTTTTCGGTCTGGTGCTGGCAATTTATACCACCCGCATTGCCAGACGCAGCGCCATTATCGGACGCATATTTTCGATTTTGCCGATCGTCACCCCACCGTTCGTAGTGGGCTTAGGCGTCACGTTAATGATGGGTCGCTCCGGCTACGTCACCGAGCTCATGGTGGACTGGTTTGGATTGACCAATACCAACTGGCTATATGGTTTTACCGGGATCTGGCTGGCGCAAGTGCTGGCATTTACCCCAATGGCATTTATGATCCTCGACGGCGCGATCAAAACCATTCACCCGTCGCTGGAAGAGGCCTCGTACACTCTCCGTGCCAGCCGCTGGCAGACCTTCAACGGTGTGTTTGTGCCGCTGCTGAAACCGGCACTGGCAAACGCGTTTTTGATTGTCATTGTGCAGTCGCTGGCGGACTTCAGTAACCCGCTGGTCCTCGGCGGCAACTTCGACGTGCTGGCGACGCAAATCTACTTCTACATCACCGGTTCCCAGCTCGACTATCAGGCTGCCAGCACCCTCGGCGCGTTCCTCCTGCTCTTCTCCCTGCTGGTGTTCTGCATCCAGTACATGTGGATTGGCAAACGCTCTTACGTCACGGTTTCCGGAAAGTCCTACCGTGGCGACGTGCAGCCGCTGCCGGTGACGCTGGTCTGGAGCGTAGTCGCTATTCTGGCAGTGTGGATCGCCTTTAACGCCCTGCTCTACGGCAGCATTTTCTACGGCAGCTTCACCGTTAACTGGGGCGTGGACTACACCCTGACGCTGGATAACTTTATCAAGCTGTTCGGTCAGGGAATGAGCGACGGCGCATGGCCTTCGCTGCTCGATACTCTGCTTTATGCCGGGATCGCCGCGCCAATCACCGCCGCCTTCGGCCTGCTGATCGCCTGGATTGTTGTGCGTCAGCAGTTCAAAGGGAAAAAGACCATCGAGTTCACCACCATGCTGTGCTTTGCCGTACCCGGCACCGTAGCGGGCGTGTCATACATTCTCACCTTTAACAGCGCACCGGTGTACCTCACCGGAACGGCGGCGATTGTCATTATCTCGATGGTGATGCGTAACGTGCCGGTGGGCATTCGCGCCGGGATCGCGGGCTTAGGGCAGATCGATAAATCACTGGATGAAGCCTCACTCAGCCTGCGTGCCGGAAGCTTACGCACCATCACGCACATTCTGCTGCCGCTACTGCGCCCGGCGATTCTTTCGGCGCTGATCTACAGCTTTGTGCGCGCCATTACTACCGTCAGCGCCATTGTGTTCCTTGTTACGCCAGATACCCGCGTAGCGACGGCCTACATTTTAAACCGCGTTGAAGACGGCGAATATGGCGTAGCGATTGCCTACGGTTCGATTCTGATCGTGGTGATGCTGGCGATTATTTTCATCTTTGACTGGCTGATTGGGGAAGCTCGCATCTCCCGTTCAAAAGCCAAAAACCAGGCGTAA
- a CDS encoding ABC transporter substrate-binding protein: MKMTFTSTLIASAVALATLSGAAQAKGRLVVYCSATNEMCESETKAFGEKYDVKTSFIRNGSGSTLAKVDAEKKNPQADVWYGGTLDPQSQAGEMGLLQPYKSPNLEQIMEKFRDPAKVKGNLSSAVYVGILGFGVNTQRLKEKNLPVPKCWKDLTRPEYKGEIQIADPQSSGTAYTALATFAQLWGEDQAFDYLKQLNANVSQYTKSGIAPARNAARGETAIGIGFLHDYSLEKEQGAPLELISPCEGTGYEIGGVSILKGARNLDNAKLFVDWVLSKEAQELAWKKGKSYQILTNTTAETSPNSLKLDGLKLINYDMDKYGSTDIRKALINKWVSDVKMGK; encoded by the coding sequence ATGAAAATGACCTTTACCTCTACCCTGATCGCCTCCGCTGTCGCGCTGGCCACCCTGAGCGGTGCGGCACAGGCCAAAGGCCGTCTGGTGGTCTATTGCAGCGCCACCAACGAAATGTGCGAGTCAGAAACCAAAGCCTTCGGCGAGAAATACGATGTGAAAACGTCGTTTATCCGCAACGGTTCCGGCAGTACGCTGGCGAAGGTGGACGCTGAGAAGAAAAACCCGCAGGCCGACGTCTGGTACGGCGGTACGCTGGACCCGCAGTCCCAGGCAGGTGAAATGGGGCTGCTGCAGCCGTATAAATCGCCGAACCTGGAGCAGATCATGGAGAAATTCCGCGATCCCGCCAAAGTGAAAGGCAACCTCTCATCGGCAGTTTACGTCGGGATCCTCGGTTTTGGCGTTAACACCCAGCGTCTGAAAGAGAAAAACCTGCCCGTGCCGAAATGCTGGAAAGATCTGACCAGGCCGGAATACAAAGGTGAAATCCAGATTGCCGACCCGCAAAGCTCCGGCACCGCTTACACCGCGCTGGCAACCTTCGCGCAACTGTGGGGTGAAGACCAGGCCTTTGATTATCTGAAACAGCTTAACGCCAACGTCTCTCAGTACACCAAATCCGGTATTGCCCCGGCACGTAACGCCGCGCGTGGTGAAACGGCTATTGGCATTGGTTTCCTGCACGACTACTCGCTGGAAAAAGAACAGGGCGCACCGCTGGAACTGATCTCTCCTTGTGAAGGGACTGGCTATGAAATTGGCGGCGTCAGCATTCTGAAAGGCGCGCGTAACCTCGATAACGCTAAACTGTTCGTCGACTGGGTGCTGTCAAAAGAAGCGCAGGAGCTGGCATGGAAGAAAGGCAAGTCTTATCAGATCCTGACTAACACCACGGCTGAAACCTCGCCGAACTCGCTGAAACTCGACGGCCTGAAATTGATCAATTACGACATGGATAAGTACGGTTCGACGGACATACGTAAAGCATTGATCAACAAGTGGGTCAGCGACGTGAAGATGGGTAAATAA
- the uhpC gene encoding MFS transporter family glucose-6-phosphate receptor UhpC, whose protein sequence is MHARPATEIDTQYRALRPRLLLWMVVGYAAFYLTRKSVNYVLPALQTDLGLDKSDIGLLGSLFYLTYGVSKFTAGLWHDSHGQRWFMGMGLFATGLLNVVFAFGESLPLLLAVWTLNGFFQGWGWPPCARLLTHWYSRNERGFWWGCWNTSINIGGAIIPLISAFAAHWWGWQAAMLTPGIISMALGIGLTLRLKGTPQEEGLPSVGAWRNDPLELRQEQQSPPMGLWQMLRTTMLKNPMIWLLGVSYVLVYLIRIALNDWGNIWLTESHGVNLLSANATVMLFEVGGLLGALFAGWGSDLLFSGQRAPMILLFTLGLMVSVAALWLAPVHHYALLAVCFFTVGFFVFGPQMLIGLAAVECGHKAAAGSITGFLGLFAYLGAALAGWPLSLVIERYGWSGMFSLLSVAAVLMGLLLMPLLMSGITTSLSQRIKQ, encoded by the coding sequence ATGCATGCACGCCCAGCAACTGAAATAGATACACAATACCGGGCACTGCGCCCGCGGCTGCTGCTGTGGATGGTTGTTGGCTACGCCGCGTTTTACCTGACGCGTAAAAGCGTGAACTACGTGCTACCCGCGTTACAAACGGATTTAGGGCTGGATAAAAGCGATATCGGCCTGCTGGGGTCGCTGTTTTATCTGACCTACGGCGTGTCGAAATTTACCGCCGGGCTGTGGCACGACAGCCATGGACAGCGATGGTTCATGGGGATGGGGCTGTTTGCTACCGGTCTGCTTAACGTGGTGTTCGCCTTTGGTGAGTCGCTGCCGCTGCTGCTGGCAGTCTGGACGCTGAACGGTTTTTTTCAGGGCTGGGGATGGCCTCCCTGTGCCCGCCTGCTGACCCACTGGTACTCGCGTAACGAGCGCGGTTTCTGGTGGGGCTGCTGGAATACATCCATCAATATCGGCGGAGCGATTATTCCGCTGATTAGTGCCTTCGCCGCCCACTGGTGGGGCTGGCAGGCAGCGATGCTGACACCGGGGATCATCAGCATGGCATTGGGGATCGGCTTAACATTGCGATTGAAAGGAACGCCCCAGGAAGAGGGATTACCGTCAGTCGGCGCATGGCGAAACGATCCGCTGGAGTTACGCCAGGAGCAACAAAGCCCACCGATGGGGCTGTGGCAGATGCTGCGCACCACCATGTTAAAGAACCCCATGATTTGGCTATTGGGTGTCTCTTATGTGCTGGTGTATCTCATCCGTATTGCCCTCAACGACTGGGGAAATATCTGGCTTACGGAAAGCCACGGCGTCAATCTGCTGAGCGCTAACGCCACGGTGATGCTGTTTGAAGTGGGAGGACTGCTCGGCGCGCTGTTTGCCGGCTGGGGCTCGGATTTACTGTTCAGCGGCCAGCGAGCGCCAATGATTTTGCTGTTCACGCTGGGGCTGATGGTGTCCGTTGCGGCCCTGTGGCTGGCGCCGGTGCATCACTACGCGCTACTGGCAGTCTGTTTCTTTACGGTGGGCTTTTTTGTCTTTGGCCCACAAATGTTGATCGGTCTGGCGGCGGTGGAGTGTGGTCACAAAGCGGCGGCGGGGTCGATCACCGGTTTTCTCGGTCTGTTCGCCTATCTCGGGGCCGCGTTGGCGGGCTGGCCGTTATCACTGGTCATAGAACGTTACGGCTGGTCGGGAATGTTCAGTTTGCTCTCGGTCGCCGCAGTACTCATGGGTTTACTGCTGATGCCCCTGCTGATGTCGGGCATTACAACTTCTCTCAGTCAAAGGATAAAACAATGA
- a CDS encoding MASE1 domain-containing protein has product MSRSLRHVVISLFIILAWSTGWLMLWTLGFYLTQNGQQAALFLPHGVYLALLILLSRRYWPALILPPMLMLLWLHSEQLLNGVILLAAPLIPLLPASLAQRFWHRFPLYWQRLTLLLATVTTASLLNTALLSPFVKSPAMLLGLASFTGGVLLTPFVYLIFEFLRQQHRYHLLGLDTNNPPLRTSLIIWCSLFFIIGIGTQMVLSPEIERLLLIVVFLPNVVMAWKFGWQGGVLSGLLGSMMITIARQIGVGFSNLIELEIFLATQSLLGIGLGIAISRQQHLAQNLHHYRERLEAELAARRALAEKLIHTEEDTRKNLARELHDEIGQNITAIQIQSQLVKRSHDPAQTQAAASQINDLARRIHHSTRQLLRQLRPPALDELTFKEALHHLLNEFAFHERGIRCQFDYRLDTTPESETVRFTLYRLVQELLNNVCKHAGASEVSILLHKQGNVLHLEVNDNGVGICAGKMAGFGIQGMRERVSALGGELTLESRLGTRVIVNLPTNLQQTAL; this is encoded by the coding sequence ATGTCGCGGAGCTTGCGTCACGTCGTCATCTCACTGTTTATCATCCTGGCCTGGAGCACCGGCTGGCTGATGCTGTGGACGCTCGGGTTTTACCTCACACAAAATGGTCAGCAGGCCGCGCTGTTTCTGCCGCATGGCGTCTATCTGGCGCTACTGATCCTGCTTTCGCGTCGCTATTGGCCCGCGCTAATATTGCCGCCGATGCTGATGCTGCTCTGGCTGCACAGCGAGCAGTTGCTCAACGGCGTCATCCTGCTGGCGGCACCGCTCATTCCCCTGCTCCCCGCCAGCCTCGCACAACGTTTCTGGCACCGTTTTCCCCTTTACTGGCAGCGACTGACCCTGCTGCTGGCAACGGTCACCACCGCGTCGTTGCTGAACACCGCCCTGCTCTCCCCGTTTGTCAAAAGCCCGGCGATGCTCCTCGGACTGGCGTCATTTACCGGCGGCGTACTGCTGACGCCGTTCGTCTATTTAATTTTTGAATTTCTTCGTCAGCAGCACCGGTATCACCTGCTGGGGCTGGATACCAACAATCCACCGCTGCGCACGTCGCTCATTATCTGGTGCAGCCTGTTTTTTATTATCGGTATCGGCACTCAGATGGTGCTGTCACCGGAGATCGAGCGTCTGCTGCTGATCGTGGTGTTTCTCCCCAACGTGGTAATGGCATGGAAATTTGGTTGGCAGGGCGGCGTACTCTCTGGCCTGTTGGGTAGCATGATGATCACCATCGCCCGGCAGATCGGCGTCGGGTTCAGCAATCTGATCGAGCTGGAAATCTTCCTTGCTACCCAGTCACTGCTGGGTATCGGCCTTGGGATCGCCATCAGCCGTCAGCAACATCTGGCGCAGAACCTGCACCACTACCGTGAGCGTCTGGAAGCCGAACTGGCGGCGAGGCGGGCGCTAGCGGAAAAGTTGATCCACACCGAAGAGGACACCCGTAAGAACCTTGCTCGCGAACTGCATGATGAAATCGGCCAGAACATCACCGCCATCCAGATCCAGTCCCAACTGGTGAAACGATCGCACGATCCCGCGCAAACCCAGGCCGCCGCCAGTCAAATTAACGATCTGGCCCGACGCATTCACCATTCCACCCGCCAGTTATTGCGTCAGCTTCGTCCACCCGCGCTGGATGAACTGACGTTTAAAGAGGCACTGCATCATCTGCTCAACGAATTTGCATTTCATGAGCGCGGCATCCGCTGCCAGTTCGACTACCGTTTAGACACCACGCCAGAGAGCGAGACGGTGCGCTTCACGCTTTACCGGCTGGTACAGGAACTTCTCAACAACGTCTGCAAACACGCTGGCGCCAGTGAAGTTTCAATTCTCCTGCACAAACAGGGGAACGTACTGCACCTGGAAGTCAACGACAACGGCGTGGGGATCTGCGCGGGCAAAATGGCCGGTTTCGGTATTCAGGGGATGCGTGAGCGGGTCAGCGCGCTGGGGGGAGAATTAACCCTGGAATCCCGGCTCGGCACGCGAGTAATTGTTAACTTGCCCACAAATTTGCAACAAACAGCCCTCTGA
- a CDS encoding response regulator transcription factor, producing MIRVVLVDDHVVVRSGFAQLLSLEEDLDVAGQYSSAAEAWPTLLQDDVNVAVMDIAMPDENGLSLLKRLRMQKPHFRAIILSIYDSPTFVQSALDAGASGYLTKRCGPEELVQAVRSVGMGGHYLCADALRALRGGVKSPQVLDILTPREREVFDLLVKGESVKEIAFRLDLSHKTVHVHRANVLGKLNCHSTIELVHFALDHQLLAGH from the coding sequence ATGATACGTGTGGTGCTGGTGGACGACCATGTGGTAGTACGTTCCGGCTTTGCGCAATTACTCAGTCTCGAAGAAGACCTCGACGTCGCAGGCCAGTACAGCAGTGCGGCGGAAGCCTGGCCGACATTGTTGCAGGATGACGTTAACGTTGCCGTCATGGATATCGCTATGCCTGATGAAAATGGTCTGAGCCTGCTGAAACGCCTGCGGATGCAGAAACCCCATTTTCGCGCCATCATTCTCAGCATTTATGATTCCCCCACTTTCGTACAGAGCGCACTGGATGCCGGGGCCAGCGGCTATCTGACAAAACGCTGCGGGCCGGAAGAACTCGTACAAGCGGTTCGCTCCGTCGGGATGGGCGGGCATTATCTTTGTGCTGACGCACTGCGAGCCCTGCGCGGAGGCGTTAAATCGCCACAGGTGCTTGATATTCTTACACCCCGCGAGCGAGAAGTGTTTGATTTACTGGTGAAAGGTGAAAGCGTCAAAGAGATCGCTTTCCGTCTCGATCTCAGTCATAAAACGGTCCACGTCCATCGTGCCAACGTCTTAGGCAAACTGAACTGCCACAGCACTATTGAGCTGGTTCATTTCGCCCTCGATCATCAGCTACTGGCAGGACATTAA